A part of Candidatus Deferrimicrobium borealis genomic DNA contains:
- a CDS encoding Hsp20/alpha crystallin family protein, translating to MAIVRFWDPMKELSSLQNRMNRVFEETFGSPLYRGEQPGVGTWSPAVDIFETGDEIVVKAEVPGLAKDQIHVEVENGVLTLHGERKFEREVKEENYHRVERTYGAFHRSFSLPGSVDAEKVRAEMKEGILEVRLGKREQAKPKQINVAVK from the coding sequence ATGGCGATCGTGCGGTTTTGGGACCCGATGAAGGAGTTGTCGTCGCTGCAGAACCGGATGAACCGGGTGTTCGAGGAGACCTTCGGATCGCCGCTGTATCGCGGCGAGCAGCCGGGGGTCGGGACGTGGTCTCCGGCCGTGGACATCTTCGAGACCGGCGACGAGATCGTCGTCAAGGCCGAGGTTCCGGGCCTGGCGAAGGACCAGATCCACGTCGAGGTCGAAAACGGCGTGCTGACGCTGCACGGGGAGCGGAAGTTCGAGCGGGAGGTCAAGGAGGAGAATTACCACCGGGTGGAGCGCACCTACGGCGCCTTCCACCGGTCCTTCTCGCTTCCGGGCTCCGTGGACGCAGAAAAGGTCCGCGCCGAGATGAAGGAAGGCATCCTCGAGGTGCGCCTCGGGAAGCGGGAGCAGGCGAAGCCGAAGCAGATCAACGTCGCCGTAAAGTGA
- the dnaK gene encoding molecular chaperone DnaK produces the protein MAKIIGIDLGTTNSVVAVMEGSEPKVLINEEGGRLTPSVVGFGKDGQILVGQVAKRQAVLNPENTVFSIKRFMGRRYDEVGEEVRLVPYKVVKGENQDARILAGGKEYTPQQVSAMILGKLKKAAETYLGEEVKQAVITVPAYFNDSQRQATKDAGTIAGLDVLRIINEPTAAALAYGLDRKKNELIAVFDFGGGTFDISILEVGDNVVEVKSTNGDTHLGGDNIDQRLIEWIIAEFRKDQGIDLSKDRTVLQRLKEGAEKAKIELSSVMETEISLPFITADASGPKHLQLKLSRAKFEQMVQDILDRTLKPCEMAVRDAGVPVGRIDEVVLVGGSTRIPKVVEMVKTFFGKDPHQGVNPDEVVAAGAAVQAGVLGGTVKDLLLLDVTPLSLGIETLGGVMTKLIDRNTTIPVRKSEVFTTASDSQPSVEIHVLQGEREMAGDNRTLGRFHLDGIPPAPRGVPQVEVTFDIDANGILHVNAKDKGTQKEQKITITASTGLDKKDIDDMVKQAEAHAEEDRKRKAAIEARNHLDSLVYNTEKTLKEHKDKVPAETAAKVETALAEAKEALKSEDEAVLKAAAEKLIHESHALAEHMYKQASSAQGDGAAGGGSAPGEGKPPEGDVVDAEYEDPAKK, from the coding sequence ATGGCGAAGATCATAGGGATCGACCTGGGGACGACGAACTCCGTCGTTGCGGTGATGGAGGGGAGCGAGCCGAAGGTGCTGATCAACGAGGAGGGAGGACGGCTCACGCCGTCGGTGGTCGGGTTCGGGAAGGACGGCCAGATCCTCGTCGGCCAGGTGGCGAAGCGCCAGGCGGTGCTGAACCCGGAGAACACCGTTTTCTCCATCAAGCGGTTCATGGGGCGGCGGTACGACGAGGTGGGCGAGGAGGTCCGGCTCGTGCCGTACAAGGTCGTCAAGGGGGAGAACCAGGACGCGCGGATCCTCGCCGGGGGGAAGGAGTACACCCCGCAGCAGGTCTCCGCGATGATCCTCGGGAAGCTCAAGAAGGCGGCGGAGACGTACCTCGGCGAGGAGGTGAAGCAGGCGGTCATCACCGTTCCCGCCTACTTCAACGACTCGCAGCGGCAGGCGACCAAGGACGCCGGGACGATCGCCGGCCTCGACGTGCTCCGGATCATCAACGAGCCCACGGCGGCGGCCCTCGCGTACGGCCTCGACCGGAAGAAGAACGAGCTGATCGCCGTCTTCGACTTCGGCGGCGGCACCTTCGACATCTCCATCCTCGAGGTGGGGGACAACGTCGTCGAGGTGAAGTCGACGAACGGGGACACGCACCTGGGCGGGGACAACATCGACCAGCGGCTGATCGAGTGGATCATCGCCGAGTTCCGGAAGGACCAGGGGATCGACCTCTCGAAGGACCGCACCGTTCTCCAGCGCCTGAAGGAGGGGGCGGAGAAGGCCAAGATCGAGCTCTCCTCCGTGATGGAGACCGAGATCAGCCTCCCGTTCATCACCGCGGACGCGTCGGGGCCGAAGCACCTGCAGCTGAAGCTTTCCCGGGCGAAATTCGAGCAGATGGTCCAGGACATCCTCGACCGGACGCTGAAGCCGTGCGAGATGGCGGTGCGCGACGCGGGCGTCCCCGTCGGCAGGATCGACGAGGTCGTCCTCGTGGGCGGCTCGACCCGCATCCCGAAGGTCGTGGAGATGGTGAAGACGTTCTTCGGCAAGGATCCGCACCAGGGCGTCAACCCCGACGAGGTCGTCGCGGCGGGCGCGGCGGTGCAGGCGGGCGTGCTCGGCGGGACGGTGAAGGACCTGCTTCTCCTCGACGTGACCCCGCTGTCGCTGGGGATCGAAACGTTGGGAGGCGTGATGACGAAGCTGATCGATCGGAACACGACGATCCCCGTGCGCAAGAGCGAGGTCTTCACCACCGCGTCGGACAGCCAGCCGAGCGTGGAGATCCACGTCCTCCAGGGGGAGCGCGAGATGGCCGGGGACAACCGGACGCTCGGGCGGTTCCACCTCGACGGGATCCCGCCGGCGCCGCGCGGCGTGCCGCAGGTCGAGGTGACCTTCGACATCGACGCGAACGGGATCCTCCACGTGAACGCGAAGGACAAGGGAACGCAGAAGGAGCAGAAGATCACGATCACCGCGTCGACCGGGCTCGACAAGAAGGATATCGACGACATGGTGAAGCAGGCGGAGGCGCACGCGGAGGAGGACCGGAAGCGGAAGGCGGCGATCGAGGCGCGCAACCACCTCGACTCGCTGGTGTACAACACCGAGAAGACGCTGAAGGAGCATAAGGACAAGGTCCCGGCGGAGACGGCGGCCAAGGTGGAGACCGCGCTCGCGGAGGCGAAGGAGGCCTTGAAGTCGGAGGACGAGGCGGTCCTCAAGGCCGCGGCCGAGAAACTGATCCACGAGTCCCACGCCCTCGCCGAGCACATGTACAAGCAGGCGTCCTCCGCGCAGGGCGACGGGGCGGCCGGGGGGGGAAGCGCTCCCGGGGAGGGGAAACCTCCCGAGGGCGACGTCGTCGACGCCGAGTACGAGGATCCCGCGAAGAAGTAG
- the htpX gene encoding zinc metalloprotease HtpX yields the protein MGNTLKTTLLLAVLTILFVLVGKAIGGQSGMVVAFGLAILMNVGSYWFSDKIVLRMYNARQVTEAESPQLHGMVRRLALAAGVPMPKIYIIPEESPNAFATGRDPAHAAVAATEGILRVLSPDELEGVLAHEMAHVRNRDILIGTVAATLAGAIMMLANMARFAAIFGGGRDDREGGGGLQLLVMAILAPLGAMMVQMAVSRSREYLADETGARFCGKPEALARALEKISGWSRQVPMQASPATAHMFIMSPLTGGGLMSLFSTHPPVEKRVERLMAMRGRTAL from the coding sequence ATGGGAAACACGCTGAAAACGACGCTTCTGCTCGCGGTCCTCACGATCCTGTTCGTGCTCGTCGGAAAGGCGATCGGGGGACAATCCGGAATGGTCGTCGCCTTCGGGCTGGCGATCCTGATGAACGTCGGGTCGTACTGGTTTTCCGACAAGATCGTCCTGCGGATGTACAACGCGCGGCAGGTGACGGAGGCCGAATCGCCGCAACTCCACGGGATGGTCCGCCGGCTCGCCCTGGCGGCCGGGGTGCCGATGCCGAAGATCTATATCATCCCCGAGGAGTCGCCCAACGCCTTCGCGACGGGGCGCGACCCTGCACACGCCGCGGTGGCGGCGACCGAGGGGATCCTGCGGGTCCTCTCGCCGGACGAGCTGGAAGGCGTTCTGGCCCACGAGATGGCGCACGTGCGGAACCGGGACATCCTGATCGGCACCGTGGCGGCCACCCTGGCCGGGGCGATCATGATGCTGGCCAACATGGCGCGTTTCGCCGCGATCTTCGGCGGCGGGCGTGACGACCGCGAAGGCGGGGGGGGGCTGCAGCTCCTCGTGATGGCGATCCTCGCCCCCCTCGGCGCGATGATGGTGCAGATGGCCGTCTCCCGCTCCCGCGAATACCTGGCCGACGAGACCGGGGCCCGCTTCTGCGGGAAGCCCGAGGCGCTCGCGCGCGCGCTCGAAAAGATCTCGGGCTGGTCCCGGCAGGTGCCGATGCAGGCGTCTCCCGCGACGGCCCACATGTTCATCATGAGCCCGCTGACCGGCGGCGGCCTCATGAGCCTTTTCAGCACCCACCCGCCGGTCGAGAAACGGGTCGAGCGCCTGATGGCGATGCGGGGGCGGACCGCCTTATGA
- a CDS encoding J domain-containing protein codes for MDPKKDYYKTLGVPEGASAEEIRKAFRRLAKKHHPDVNPGNKAAESRFKEANEAHEVLSDRKKREEYDAIRQGGYAGGFQGAGPFGGAGHAPGGFRAESFDLGDLFGDVLRGGGSRFSHPGRGNDIRVELSVDFLDMVRGAVREIRYPRPRVCGQCGGTGRAGRRGCPACYGRGVTESEERVKIRIPAGARDGATIRVPSKGEERAAPGESGDLQVELRMLAHPFFRREGNDILLEAPILFSEAVKGAKIEVPTIDGPVTVTVPPGSSSGRKLRLKGRGVPTPGTAERGDQYVVLQVVVPSERPEEFLRLVDRIAGFEEKDPRGHWN; via the coding sequence ATGGACCCGAAGAAGGACTATTACAAGACCCTGGGGGTCCCGGAAGGCGCCTCGGCGGAGGAGATCCGGAAGGCGTTCCGGCGGCTGGCGAAGAAGCACCACCCGGACGTCAACCCCGGCAACAAGGCGGCCGAGTCGCGGTTCAAGGAGGCAAACGAGGCCCACGAGGTCCTGAGCGACAGGAAGAAGCGGGAGGAGTACGACGCGATCCGCCAGGGAGGGTACGCGGGCGGTTTTCAAGGCGCCGGACCCTTCGGCGGCGCGGGACACGCCCCCGGGGGGTTCCGGGCGGAGTCGTTCGACCTCGGGGATCTTTTCGGCGACGTGCTCCGCGGCGGCGGGTCGCGTTTCTCGCATCCTGGCCGGGGGAACGACATCCGGGTCGAGCTGTCCGTCGACTTCCTCGACATGGTCCGGGGGGCGGTCCGCGAGATCCGGTATCCCCGACCCCGCGTGTGCGGACAGTGCGGGGGAACCGGCCGCGCCGGGCGCCGGGGGTGCCCGGCATGCTACGGACGCGGGGTGACCGAATCCGAGGAGCGCGTCAAGATCCGGATCCCCGCGGGGGCGAGGGACGGCGCCACGATCCGCGTCCCCTCGAAGGGGGAGGAACGGGCGGCTCCGGGGGAAAGCGGCGACCTGCAGGTCGAGTTGCGCATGCTGGCCCATCCGTTCTTCCGCCGGGAGGGGAACGACATCCTCCTCGAGGCCCCGATCCTCTTCTCGGAAGCGGTCAAGGGGGCGAAGATCGAGGTGCCGACCATCGACGGGCCGGTCACCGTGACGGTACCCCCCGGTTCCTCCAGCGGCAGGAAGCTGCGGCTCAAGGGGAGGGGCGTCCCGACCCCCGGCACGGCCGAACGGGGAGACCAGTATGTCGTCCTCCAGGTGGTCGTCCCATCGGAGCGGCCTGAGGAGTTCCTCCGCCTGGTCGACCGCATCGCCGGATTCGAGGAGAAGGATCCCCGGGGGCATTGGAACTGA